ACGAAGAACTTTTACACGTCTGTGGGCGTGTCTTATGTAGGTGTATTGGATCAGGAGCGCGCAATGATTTATGAGACTAATAATACGGAATATAAACAAAAATCGACAGATAAAAATGTAGATGACAAAGGTGTAAATGGCTTTGTAAATTTTTCAGTTGGTAGGAAACAGAAAATTGGTAAACTATCGATTTCTGTAGAGCCTTATTATAAAGCCCCCATTGGAGGACTAAAATCCTCCGATTTGAACTACAGTAATGGTGGAGTGAAAATAATTACGAGTTTTTAACCCCCACCAAATAATCAAGAGCCGCAATAAGTGTGTAATTTATTGCGGCTTTTTTATCGGATTCAGTTGTATTAAATTTCATCTACCCGAACCCAACCCATTCCTGCAGCTTTAGCACCTTCAACACCCGGAATACCATCTTCATAGACTAAGCATTTTTTGGGATCAATATTTAATTGTGAGGCTGCCAAAAGAAAAGGCTGCGGAGATGGCTTCCCTTCGGGAGTATCGCCTGCACACACTAATGCTTCCAAATCATCCCATACACCAATTGTATTCAATGTCATCGATAAAGTCGATCTCGTTCCTCCAGATACAGCTGCAATATGTTTTTTGCCTTTTTGATATTTTAGATGTTCAACGACATAATCTACCGGCTGGGTTTTAAATACATACTCATCGCGAAATATAGTAGATTTAAGCGTGGAAAATTCTTGATAATCGAAATCCACTTGATAGCGTTTGCTGATTTCTTCTGCAACGGCAACAGTTGGCCATCCAGCAGTTTCGTCGATCAAATTAACATCCAATTCAATTCCATAGTGTTCTGCCGCAGCTTTGTATGCTTGTTTATGCGCGTGCATATTATCTGCCAAAGTACCATCGACATCAAACAATAGCGCATCGTAGGACTCGGCGAGAAGGTTTAGTAATTCAAATTTACGTTGTGATTCAGGTGACATATATTTTCAATAGTGAATGGTAAAAATAAAGAAATATAATTGGACAAGCAAAAAAGAAGCCTTCCCTGAATTTTAGGAAAGGCTTCTTTGCGATTAGCTCGGTATTGATTTTAACACCGGAGGCTACATATAACTAGTGAGCACTTAAATTTTTAGCTTTCTCCGCATCGAAATTAGCTTCCAATTCCGCTAGTTTTTTCTTACCATAAGCCATGCGTGTAATCACGACGAACAGAACGGGAACGATAAATATCGCAAGGAGCGTAGCGGCCGTCATACCGCCAAATACGGTCCAACCAATTGTTTGGCGAGATATAGCACCAGCACCATGGGATAGCATCAATGGAATAATCCCCAGAATAAATGCAAAAGATGTCATAATGATTGGGCGTAAACGCAATTTTACTGCATCTAAAGTTGCCTCATATAGGTTCATTCCAATATCAACCCTTTCCTTGGCAAACTCTACAATCAGAATCGCATTTTTGGCTGCTAGACCAATAATTGTAACCAGACCGATTTGTGCATAGATGTTATTATCCAAGGTTGGAATCAGCGTCAATGTTAGGATTGCTCCAAATACTCCCAAAGGCACAGATAATAAAATAGAAAAAGGTACAGACCAGCTTTCGTACAATGCTGCTAAAAGTAGGAACACAAATAGAATACACAACGCAAAAATTTGAATGGTCTTGGATCCTGATTGCATTTCTTGTAACGATAGACCGGAAAACTGATAGTCAAAACCTTCTGGCAAAGTTTGGGCTGCAACTTCCTGTAAAGCTTTTAGAGCATCCCCTGAAGAATAACCCGGAGCAGAGCTACCGTTGACCTCAATACTTCTAAAGATATTGTAGTGATTGATGATTGAAGGCATTGTCGTCAATTCATAGCTAACCAGGGTACCCATCGGTACGGGGTTTCCTGAGATATTGTTGACATACAACTTATTAATATCTTCAATATTCATGCGGTATGGTATATCGGCCTGTGTAACAACCCGATAACTACGACCATACTTTGTGAAGTCATTGACATAGCTACTACCCAAATAGGACGATATTGTTGAATAGATACTTGAGATCGGCACACCCATACGTTTTGCCTGTTCACGGTTTACCTCCAATTTGTAGTTTGGCGAATTGGTGTTAAACAATGTGTAAGCCATTCCAATTTCCGGACGTTGGTTGGCAGCCATCAAGAATTTACCGACTGTGGCCTCGAAGTCTTTTATGTTGACAGTTTGCAAATCCTGTACCTGCATCGAGAAGCCCCCAGATGTACCTAAACCTGGAATTGCCGGTGGCGTTACCGCCAATACTCTGGCCTTGGTATAGCCTGCATACTTGCCCATAATCATCCCGGCAATATCGTTTGCAGTGCGTGAACGCGTTTCCCAAGGTTTAAGCGAAACGAATACTGTCGCCCCGTTGGATTTAAATGCACGGTTCAGGATATTGATACCGGAGATTGCAGTAACATATTTGATTTCGGGGAAAGTCTTATGTAGATCAGCTTCAATTTCTTTTAGCACTTCATTTGTACGCGCAGAGGAAGAACCTTCGGGCAACGTTATACCTGCAAAAAATGCACCACCATCCTCAGAAGGAATAAATCCAGTGGGTTTGGTTGTAAACATCCAGCCTGTTCCAATAAAAATACATAAGAGAATAATTAACACCAGGGGTGCTTTTTTGATCGCCTGTTTTACACCATTAGCGTATTTTATCGTTACTTTTTCAAACCAAACATTAAATTTATAGAAAAATTTGTTCAATCCTCTTGCGCCTTC
The genomic region above belongs to Sphingobacterium zeae and contains:
- a CDS encoding HAD family hydrolase; protein product: MSPESQRKFELLNLLAESYDALLFDVDGTLADNMHAHKQAYKAAAEHYGIELDVNLIDETAGWPTVAVAEEISKRYQVDFDYQEFSTLKSTIFRDEYVFKTQPVDYVVEHLKYQKGKKHIAAVSGGTRSTLSMTLNTIGVWDDLEALVCAGDTPEGKPSPQPFLLAASQLNIDPKKCLVYEDGIPGVEGAKAAGMGWVRVDEI
- a CDS encoding efflux RND transporter permease subunit, coding for MISEVFIKRPVTAIVISILISIIGIIAVSTLPISQYPSIAPPTVTVTANYTGADAQTVEQTVTTLIESQINGTPGMIYMSSNSTSNGQATITVTFEVGTDIDIATLDVQNRVGIAEPALPEAVRRLGITTRKANNDILMLVALTSPKGTRSENFLANYNNLYVKDALLRVKGVGDVTAFGQPFSMRVWLDANKLANLSMTPADVSTAIAEQNSRIPGGSVGGRPQESSTVFEYPVITDSDLSNPEDFENIIVKTNKDGSIVLLKDVARVELGQFNYGTSSTVNGMTSSAMMINQTPGGNAVESAEGIVNALEKLKKSFPTDVDYTISYETVSVVNASISSVIHTLVEALILVTVVVFFFLQSWRATLIPVLAIPVSIVGTFIFFLMFGFSINNLTMLAFVLAIGIVVDDAIVVVEAVQHYIDHYKLDAKEATRRAMGDITAPVIAIALILAAVFVPVGFIPGMVGKLYQQFAITIAVSVMLSAFIALSLTPALCSILLKPTAVHEGARGLNKFFYKFNVWFEKVTIKYANGVKQAIKKAPLVLIILLCIFIGTGWMFTTKPTGFIPSEDGGAFFAGITLPEGSSSARTNEVLKEIEADLHKTFPEIKYVTAISGINILNRAFKSNGATVFVSLKPWETRSRTANDIAGMIMGKYAGYTKARVLAVTPPAIPGLGTSGGFSMQVQDLQTVNIKDFEATVGKFLMAANQRPEIGMAYTLFNTNSPNYKLEVNREQAKRMGVPISSIYSTISSYLGSSYVNDFTKYGRSYRVVTQADIPYRMNIEDINKLYVNNISGNPVPMGTLVSYELTTMPSIINHYNIFRSIEVNGSSAPGYSSGDALKALQEVAAQTLPEGFDYQFSGLSLQEMQSGSKTIQIFALCILFVFLLLAALYESWSVPFSILLSVPLGVFGAILTLTLIPTLDNNIYAQIGLVTIIGLAAKNAILIVEFAKERVDIGMNLYEATLDAVKLRLRPIIMTSFAFILGIIPLMLSHGAGAISRQTIGWTVFGGMTAATLLAIFIVPVLFVVITRMAYGKKKLAELEANFDAEKAKNLSAH